In Deltaproteobacteria bacterium GWC2_55_46, a single window of DNA contains:
- a CDS encoding cold-shock protein produces MANGTVKWFNESKGFGFISKEDGGDVFVHYADIQDQGFKSLAEGQAVSFDVADGPKGPKATNVVKL; encoded by the coding sequence ATGGCGAACGGAACTGTTAAGTGGTTCAATGAGTCCAAGGGCTTCGGATTCATCAGCAAAGAAGACGGCGGAGACGTGTTTGTGCACTATGCTGACATTCAGGACCAGGGATTCAAGTCCCTTGCCGAAGGTCAGGCGGTGAGTTTTGATGTAGCCGACGGACCCAAGGGTCCCAAGGCGACAAATGTAGTAAAGCTCTAA